A stretch of the Arachis stenosperma cultivar V10309 chromosome 6, arast.V10309.gnm1.PFL2, whole genome shotgun sequence genome encodes the following:
- the LOC130933007 gene encoding NADH dehydrogenase [ubiquinone] iron-sulfur protein 3, whose translation MENQSIFQYSWETLPKKWVKKMERSEHGNRSDTNTDYLFQLLCFLKLHTYTRVQVSIDICGVDYPSRKRRFEVVYNLLSTRYNSRIRVQTCADEVTRISPVVSLFPSAGRWEREVWDMFGVSSINHPDLRRISTDYGFEGHPLRKDLPLSGYVEVRYDDPEKRVVSEPIEMTQEFRYFDFSSPWEQRSDG comes from the coding sequence ATGGAGAACCAATCCATTTTCCAATATAGTTGGGAGACTTTACCCAAGAAATGggtaaaaaaaatggaaagatCGGAACATGGGAATAGATCTGATACCAATACGGACTACCTATTTCAATTGTTGTGCTTTCTTAAATTGCATACCTATACAAGGGTTCAAGTTTCGATCGATATTTGCGGAGTTGATTATCCCTCTCGAAAACGAAGATTCGAAGTGGTCTATAATTTACTGAGTACTCGGTATAACTCACGCATTCGTGTACAAACCTGTGCAGACGAAGTAACACGAATATCTCCGGTAGTCAGTCTATTTCCGTCAGCCGGCCGGTGGGAGCGAGAAGTTTGGGATATGTTTGGTGTTTCTTCCATCAATCATCCGGATCTACGCCGTATATCAACAGATTATGGTTTCGAGGGTCATCCATTACGAAAAGACCTTCCTCTGAGTGGATATGTAGAAGTACGCTATGATGATCCAGAGAAACGTgtggtttctgaacccattgaGATGACCCAAGAATTTCGCTATTTCGATTTTTCTAGTCCTTGGGAACAGCGTAGCGACGGATAA